The proteins below come from a single Perca flavescens isolate YP-PL-M2 chromosome 8, PFLA_1.0, whole genome shotgun sequence genomic window:
- the fam174b gene encoding membrane protein FAM174B: MVTYNLVLTFIIAALWLVGGELQTHSSPATQLNSTSSIISEDELIHNVTDAAVGSRISSIITYLPTLKNIVIFICVLTAGLITCLVIKVVRSGRRIRKTRKYDIITTPAERVEMAPLNEENDDEDDSTLFDVKYR, encoded by the exons ATGGTGACATACAATctggttttaacttttattaTCGCGGCTCTGTGGCTTGTCGGTGGCGAACTACAAACTCATTCTTCTCCCGCGACGCAGTTAAATTCAACATCATCCATCATCAGCGAAGATGAACTGATACATAATGTCACAGATGCCGCCGTGGGATCCCGGATTTCATCAATAATAACGTATCTTCCAACTCTGAAAAACATTGTTATTTTCATCTGCGTGTTAACAGCTGGTCTCATCACATGCCTAGTCATCAAAGTGGTCAG ATCTGGGAGACGAATCAGGAAAACACGAAAATATGACATTATAACGACACCTGCGGAGCGTGTGGAGATGGCCCCTCTTAATGAGGAGAACGATGATGAGGATGACTCAACCCTCTTTGATGTCAAATACag gtgA